One genomic window of Deinococcus sp. QL22 includes the following:
- a CDS encoding transposase: MIRNKAFVVRLYPNAAQQERINRTLGCARFVYNHFLARRIETYREDGKGMTYAATDKALTLLKREEATAWLAEVDKFALQQSLRDLERAYQNFFRTLKQSGKKAGFPNFKKKRTGEAYRTQFTNNNIEVGEGRLKLPKLGWIKTKGQPGIAGKILNVTVRRIHETHYEASVLCEVDIPICPPRPGMQRVWMSASKTLPSSPMDRSSDIMPTPNTTAVP, encoded by the coding sequence ATGATCAGGAATAAGGCGTTCGTTGTCCGGCTGTACCCCAACGCGGCCCAGCAAGAGCGCATCAACCGCACGCTGGGGTGCGCCCGATTTGTCTACAACCATTTCCTTGCCCGCCGGATCGAAACGTACCGCGAAGATGGCAAAGGCATGACCTACGCGGCCACCGACAAGGCGCTGACCCTGCTGAAACGGGAAGAAGCCACCGCATGGCTCGCAGAGGTAGACAAATTCGCCCTCCAACAATCCCTGCGTGATCTGGAACGGGCCTACCAGAATTTCTTCCGCACTCTCAAGCAGTCGGGCAAAAAGGCTGGATTCCCGAACTTCAAGAAGAAGCGCACGGGGGAGGCATACCGCACCCAGTTCACCAACAACAACATCGAAGTGGGTGAGGGGCGACTCAAGCTCCCGAAACTGGGCTGGATCAAGACCAAAGGCCAACCGGGGATTGCGGGCAAGATTCTGAACGTCACCGTCCGCCGCATCCATGAGACTCATTACGAGGCGTCCGTTCTCTGCGAAGTGGACATCCCTATCTGCCCGCCGCGCCCCGGTATGCAGCGGGTGTGGATGTCGGCATCAAAGACTTTGCCATCGTCACCGATGGACAGGAGTTCAGACATCATGCCAACCCCAAATACTACCGCTGTGCCCTGA
- the tnpA gene encoding IS200/IS605 family transposase, which translates to MKKGRGYVYQIEYHLIWATKYRHQVLVDDVADGLKDILRDIAAQNKLEIAAMEVMPDHVHLLLGATPQHAIPDFVKALKGSSARRMFAAFPQLKQKLWGGNLWNPSYCVLTVSEQTRTQIQQYIESQHDQE; encoded by the coding sequence ATGAAAAAAGGCCGAGGCTACGTCTACCAAATCGAATACCACCTGATCTGGGCGACGAAGTACCGTCATCAGGTGTTGGTGGATGACGTGGCCGATGGGTTGAAGGACATCCTGCGCGATATCGCTGCCCAGAACAAACTGGAGATCGCCGCGATGGAGGTCATGCCTGACCATGTTCATCTGTTGCTGGGGGCCACACCGCAGCACGCCATCCCTGATTTTGTGAAGGCGTTGAAGGGTTCCTCGGCCCGCCGAATGTTTGCCGCCTTCCCTCAGTTGAAGCAAAAACTCTGGGGCGGCAATCTCTGGAACCCGTCCTACTGCGTCCTGACCGTTTCCGAGCAGACTCGCACACAGATTCAGCAGTACATCGAGAGCCAGCATGATCAGGAATAA
- a CDS encoding GntR family transcriptional regulator — protein MNIQRSSKPHPTRPQLVVTHLRELMSHLPPGERLPSETALSQQLQVSRTTVRDGLAALEREGLLVRQQGLGTFTAEPPLHAPLGRVLPIPDLIRAAGFEPRVDTWTRRLTPADAETQRELRLSPGTQVTLIDLLYLAGQRPAVQVTYALAPPVTRAIRTWDSFEPTKGVIDFLTPYLPHPLAHTSTRISAVSADDTTAAALHLTPGSALLRFVTLGISTTGERLYRNVSAQSGQLLDVHILRMMPPLGGG, from the coding sequence ATGAATATACAGCGCTCTTCTAAGCCGCACCCCACCCGCCCTCAGTTGGTCGTGACCCATCTCCGCGAGCTGATGAGCCACTTGCCCCCTGGCGAGCGGTTGCCGAGTGAGACGGCACTCAGCCAACAGCTCCAAGTCAGCCGCACGACGGTGCGCGACGGTCTGGCCGCCCTTGAACGTGAAGGGCTGCTGGTGCGGCAGCAGGGGCTGGGCACCTTCACGGCCGAGCCGCCGCTGCATGCCCCGCTGGGCCGCGTGTTGCCGATTCCTGATCTGATTCGGGCCGCTGGATTTGAGCCGCGGGTGGACACTTGGACGCGGCGCCTCACTCCAGCCGATGCCGAGACCCAGCGCGAGTTGCGCCTGTCCCCCGGCACGCAGGTCACCTTGATCGACCTGCTGTACTTGGCGGGGCAGCGCCCGGCCGTGCAGGTCACCTACGCCCTGGCCCCGCCGGTCACGCGGGCCATCCGAACCTGGGACTCGTTCGAGCCGACCAAGGGCGTCATCGACTTTTTAACGCCCTATTTGCCCCACCCGCTGGCCCACACCTCCACGCGCATTTCCGCGGTGAGCGCCGACGACACCACGGCGGCCGCGCTGCACCTGACGCCGGGCAGCGCGCTGCTACGCTTCGTGACCTTGGGCATTTCCACCACCGGTGAGCGGCTTTACCGCAACGTCTCTGCCCAATCTGGACAACTGCTGGATGTCCACATTCTGCGCATGATGCCGCCGCTGGGCGGCGGATAG
- a CDS encoding ABC transporter substrate-binding protein, translating into MKIHRSARLLFTLLPLTLAAAHAQKATLVVSGFGIAQDKIDKNITRPFEAKCGCNVVFEVGNNADRLAKLGARRANPNVDVVLLADYFAKQASAQGLLEQLDPALLTNYSKLYDFARDPLKDGTSVAFTVYSVGIVYRTDKITKPITSWKDLWRPELAGKVALPNITTTQGPPTVWLVNRAYGGKDSNASPAFIQLGKLKVLTYYNQSSQLTSLFAQDEIWAAPVGRFAWGGLLNTKKPLAWARLSDGQAGLVNVASIVKGSKNAALAHQFIDFMLSTPVQTAQALDLVDSPANKQVKLPAAVAAQLTVGVSQVAGLRFMDTAYVLANRDNWIQRWNREVVR; encoded by the coding sequence ATGAAGATCCACCGCTCTGCCCGGCTTCTCTTCACGTTGCTGCCCCTTACTCTCGCTGCCGCCCACGCGCAAAAGGCCACGCTGGTGGTGTCGGGCTTCGGGATCGCTCAGGACAAGATCGACAAAAATATCACCCGGCCCTTCGAGGCCAAGTGCGGCTGCAACGTTGTCTTCGAAGTGGGGAACAACGCCGACCGGTTGGCCAAGCTCGGCGCCCGCCGGGCCAACCCCAACGTGGACGTGGTGCTGTTGGCAGATTACTTTGCCAAACAGGCCAGCGCTCAGGGCCTGCTCGAACAGCTCGATCCGGCGCTGCTGACCAATTACAGCAAGCTCTACGACTTCGCCCGCGATCCGCTTAAAGACGGCACCTCCGTGGCCTTCACCGTCTATTCGGTGGGCATCGTGTACCGCACGGACAAGATCACCAAGCCGATCACCTCCTGGAAGGATTTGTGGCGGCCTGAGCTGGCCGGCAAGGTGGCCCTGCCCAACATCACGACCACCCAGGGGCCGCCCACAGTCTGGCTGGTCAACCGCGCTTACGGCGGCAAGGACAGCAATGCCTCTCCCGCCTTCATTCAGCTCGGCAAACTCAAGGTGCTGACCTACTACAACCAGTCTTCTCAACTGACGTCTCTGTTCGCGCAAGATGAAATTTGGGCGGCGCCGGTGGGCCGCTTCGCGTGGGGCGGACTGCTCAACACCAAAAAACCCTTGGCTTGGGCCCGCCTATCGGACGGCCAAGCTGGCCTAGTCAACGTCGCCTCTATCGTCAAAGGCAGCAAAAACGCGGCGCTGGCCCACCAGTTCATCGACTTCATGCTCTCCACCCCGGTACAGACGGCCCAGGCCCTCGATCTGGTGGACTCTCCCGCCAACAAACAGGTCAAGCTGCCCGCGGCGGTGGCCGCCCAACTGACCGTTGGGGTCAGCCAAGTGGCAGGACTGCGCTTCATGGACACGGCCTACGTCTTAGCCAACCGCGACAACTGGATTCAGCGCTGGAACCGTGAAGTCGTGCGGTGA
- a CDS encoding ABC transporter permease, translating to MAGRLLTPWLLVTPALAFLGVVFLYPVVTLLFSSLRVDGALSFGNYAAFFSDGFNLQVLGRTLRVALVVTLISALVCYPAAYGMQSVPPRYRGLVTALIIVPLMTSPVARTYAWLVLLGQTGIVNSTLVGSGLVQEPVRILYTEWAVYIGLAQLFIPLMLLTLISAMENLPRDVVPAARSLGATSLQSFTRVILPLTREGLVVGGTLVFTGCITAYVTPALLGGARVQLLATLLYQKAGVTVDYAAASVISVIMLALTLTVAGALRGRTGRGR from the coding sequence ATGGCCGGACGCCTCTTGACGCCGTGGCTGTTGGTGACGCCGGCCCTGGCCTTTTTGGGTGTGGTGTTCTTGTACCCGGTCGTGACCCTGTTGTTCAGCAGCTTGCGGGTAGACGGCGCCCTCAGCTTCGGCAATTACGCTGCTTTCTTCAGTGACGGCTTTAATTTGCAGGTGCTGGGGCGCACCCTGCGGGTGGCCTTGGTCGTCACCTTGATCAGTGCCCTGGTCTGCTACCCGGCCGCGTACGGCATGCAGTCGGTGCCGCCACGCTACCGGGGACTGGTCACCGCCCTGATCATCGTGCCGCTGATGACCTCGCCGGTCGCCCGTACCTACGCCTGGTTGGTGCTCCTCGGTCAGACCGGGATCGTGAACTCCACCCTGGTGGGCAGCGGCCTGGTCCAGGAGCCGGTGCGAATCTTGTACACCGAGTGGGCCGTGTATATCGGATTGGCCCAGCTGTTCATTCCGCTGATGCTGCTCACCCTGATCAGTGCAATGGAAAATCTGCCCCGGGACGTGGTACCGGCGGCGCGCAGCCTGGGCGCGACGTCCCTGCAGTCGTTTACCCGGGTGATTTTGCCGCTGACCCGTGAGGGTCTCGTCGTCGGGGGAACGCTGGTCTTTACCGGCTGCATCACGGCCTACGTCACGCCCGCGCTTTTGGGCGGCGCGCGGGTTCAGTTGCTGGCCACGCTGCTCTACCAAAAGGCCGGCGTCACCGTCGACTACGCGGCTGCAAGCGTCATCAGCGTCATTATGTTGGCCCTGACCTTGACCGTGGCCGGCGCGCTGCGTGGGCGGACGGGGCGGGGCCGGTGA
- a CDS encoding ABC transporter permease: MNSSRLPRVVLYLTLLFLVGPFLVVFVAAFGGEPTLKFPPSSFSTQWFGRVLGVESFRASFWISLWLGLVSTGLALLLGVPVAYALSRYRLPGAAAVQTLLTSPALVPGLVVGLALLQYFVNLGGSVYPSLLAAHTALLLPYVVRVVSTSLVNLRPDIEEAAMSLGASRLTAFRLVVLPNIRGGVAAAAVLAFITSFDQVAVSLFLTGPGVSTLPITMLTFMEYNYDPTIAALSTLLIVFSVGLVLIFERLLGLSRYV, encoded by the coding sequence GTGAACTCCAGCCGCCTGCCCCGCGTGGTGCTCTACCTCACCTTGCTGTTTTTGGTCGGCCCTTTTCTGGTGGTTTTCGTGGCTGCCTTCGGGGGCGAACCGACCCTCAAGTTTCCGCCGTCGAGTTTTTCCACCCAGTGGTTCGGGCGGGTGCTCGGCGTGGAATCGTTCCGGGCCAGTTTCTGGATCAGTCTGTGGTTGGGGCTGGTGTCCACCGGGCTGGCCCTGCTGCTCGGCGTGCCCGTGGCCTACGCCCTGAGCCGCTACCGGTTGCCGGGTGCGGCGGCGGTGCAAACCCTCCTGACCAGTCCGGCCTTGGTGCCGGGCCTGGTGGTGGGGCTGGCCCTGCTGCAGTACTTCGTCAACCTCGGCGGCTCGGTCTATCCGTCACTGTTGGCCGCCCACACCGCGCTGCTGCTGCCGTACGTGGTGCGGGTCGTCTCGACCAGTCTGGTCAACCTGCGGCCCGACATCGAAGAGGCGGCCATGAGCCTCGGCGCGTCACGCTTAACCGCCTTCCGTTTGGTCGTCTTGCCCAACATCCGCGGCGGCGTGGCGGCGGCGGCGGTGCTCGCCTTCATCACCTCGTTTGACCAAGTGGCCGTCTCGCTGTTTCTCACGGGGCCGGGCGTGTCGACGCTGCCCATCACCATGCTGACCTTTATGGAATACAACTATGATCCCACCATCGCCGCGCTGTCCACCCTGCTGATCGTCTTTTCCGTGGGCTTGGTGCTGATCTTTGAACGGCTGCTCGGACTGTCGAGGTACGTGTGA
- a CDS encoding ABC transporter ATP-binding protein, whose amino-acid sequence MSQLLLQNLHLRYGAAPAVADLNLEVQDGELVSLLGPSGCGKTTTMRAVAGLLTPSSGRIMLGGQDITQLPANKRNIGLVFQSYALFPHLSAFENVAFGLRLRRVSDQEVRRRVGSALEVVGLTELAGRLPANLSGGQQQRVALARAFVIEPRLLLLDEPLSNLDAKLRLDMRGELRRIQRELGVTMLYVTHDQDEALALSDRIVIMRAGRIEQQGTPEEVYARPTTPFVADFMGWQNILAAAAVPEPLRRSHPEASHFAWRPETVTLGQGTTAGRVLARTYQGEHLEYLLDSPLGRVKAFAPIGAAWLEGNEVTFELPLGRAAALRDA is encoded by the coding sequence GTGAGTCAGCTGCTGCTTCAGAACCTTCACCTCCGCTACGGCGCGGCCCCAGCGGTGGCCGACCTGAATCTCGAGGTGCAAGACGGCGAACTCGTCTCGTTACTGGGCCCGTCCGGCTGCGGCAAGACGACCACCATGCGGGCCGTCGCGGGACTGCTGACGCCCAGTTCAGGCCGGATCATGCTCGGAGGGCAAGACATCACCCAGCTGCCGGCCAACAAACGCAACATCGGGTTGGTCTTCCAGTCGTACGCTCTGTTCCCTCACCTGAGCGCGTTTGAAAACGTCGCGTTCGGGCTGCGCCTGCGCCGCGTTTCAGATCAGGAAGTGCGCCGGCGGGTGGGGAGCGCGCTGGAGGTGGTCGGCCTCACCGAGCTGGCTGGCCGGCTGCCTGCCAACCTGTCAGGGGGGCAGCAGCAGCGGGTCGCGCTGGCCCGGGCCTTTGTCATTGAGCCCCGGCTGCTGCTGCTCGACGAGCCCCTCAGCAACCTCGATGCCAAACTTCGCCTCGACATGCGCGGCGAACTGCGGCGGATTCAACGTGAACTGGGCGTGACCATGCTGTACGTGACCCATGATCAAGACGAGGCGCTGGCCCTGTCAGACCGCATCGTGATTATGCGGGCCGGACGGATCGAGCAGCAGGGCACGCCTGAAGAGGTGTACGCCCGGCCCACCACGCCGTTCGTCGCCGATTTCATGGGCTGGCAAAACATTCTCGCCGCCGCCGCCGTTCCAGAACCCCTGCGCCGCAGCCATCCTGAGGCCAGCCACTTCGCTTGGCGACCCGAAACCGTGACCCTCGGTCAAGGTACCACCGCGGGGCGCGTGCTGGCCCGAACCTACCAGGGCGAACACCTCGAGTACCTGCTGGACAGTCCCTTGGGCCGGGTCAAGGCCTTCGCGCCCATCGGGGCCGCTTGGCTCGAGGGCAACGAAGTCACCTTCGAGTTGCCCCTCGGGCGCGCCGCCGCGCTGCGGGACGCGTGA
- a CDS encoding adenine deaminase C-terminal domain-containing protein has protein sequence MLDLLLTHARVFDVTRDRVFDGWLGIRAGRLQYVEEGEVPGGLLARQTRDLRGARVVPGLIDAHMHIESSLLTPRRFAEAVLPHGTTTVMTDPHELANVLGVAGVQYTLEASEGLPLRVYVAVPSCVPATSPDLETALGHIGADDVRRLALHPRVLALGEVMDYQGLAAGVTQLPALIEAAQAAGLLIEGHTPTLGGMVLSDYTAYGILSDHTLSTPEKLLEQLSKGYTVMLQEKSLNAEVVRAVLELPDRSRVLLVTDDVMPNRLPGGHLSRLVNLAASLGWPLVDAVAAASLRPAMYLGLRHVGLLAPGRAADLCVLGPGEDFQVDETYVNGTLVARQGRCVTELQAFPAPVGGQLLRPEVDASALQFGVSTGLHLTNTLTCNTRNTFTRLETVPVAFQDGWPVDPALNAVAVFTRQGSAPPGLGLLRGFGLQAGAFASTLAHDSHNLLVVGQSREDMVAAARTLQRAGGGMVYVRGDEVIHLPLEVAALISDAPLGEVAGQVEAIEAALRRGGVTHLHPILFLTILPLTVSPQVKVSDRGLVDVERRALLPLFP, from the coding sequence ATGCTCGACCTGCTGCTGACCCACGCCCGCGTGTTCGACGTGACCCGCGACCGGGTCTTTGACGGCTGGCTCGGCATCCGCGCTGGGCGGTTGCAGTACGTCGAGGAGGGAGAGGTGCCCGGCGGACTCTTGGCCCGCCAGACGCGCGACCTGCGGGGGGCCCGCGTGGTGCCCGGCCTGATCGACGCCCACATGCACATCGAGTCGAGTCTCCTTACGCCCCGGCGCTTCGCGGAGGCGGTCTTGCCGCACGGTACCACCACAGTGATGACCGATCCGCATGAACTGGCTAATGTGCTTGGGGTGGCGGGAGTACAGTACACCTTGGAGGCCAGCGAGGGGCTGCCGCTGCGGGTCTACGTGGCCGTGCCCTCCTGCGTGCCGGCCACTTCCCCAGACCTAGAGACGGCCCTCGGACACATCGGTGCGGACGATGTGCGCCGCTTGGCACTGCACCCCCGGGTCTTGGCCCTCGGTGAGGTGATGGACTATCAGGGCTTGGCGGCGGGCGTGACCCAGTTGCCGGCCTTGATCGAGGCCGCCCAGGCCGCTGGGCTGCTCATTGAGGGGCATACGCCGACCTTGGGCGGCATGGTCTTGTCCGACTATACGGCCTACGGCATTTTGTCGGACCACACGCTGTCGACGCCTGAGAAGCTGCTCGAGCAGCTCAGCAAAGGCTATACCGTGATGCTGCAGGAAAAGAGCCTGAATGCAGAGGTGGTTCGGGCCGTTCTGGAGCTTCCGGACCGTTCGCGTGTATTACTCGTCACCGATGACGTGATGCCCAACCGATTGCCGGGGGGTCACCTGTCCCGGTTGGTGAACTTGGCTGCCTCGCTGGGCTGGCCCCTGGTGGACGCCGTGGCCGCCGCCAGCCTGCGGCCCGCCATGTACCTGGGGCTGCGGCATGTGGGGCTGCTGGCCCCGGGCCGGGCTGCCGACCTGTGTGTGCTGGGTCCGGGCGAGGACTTCCAGGTGGACGAGACGTACGTCAATGGCACCCTGGTGGCCCGGCAAGGGCGCTGTGTGACGGAGCTGCAGGCGTTTCCAGCGCCGGTCGGTGGGCAACTGCTGCGTCCAGAGGTTGACGCCTCCGCGCTGCAGTTCGGCGTGTCGACCGGCCTCCACCTGACCAATACCTTGACCTGCAATACGCGCAACACCTTTACCCGTTTGGAAACGGTCCCCGTGGCCTTCCAGGACGGTTGGCCAGTTGACCCGGCGCTGAATGCGGTGGCTGTGTTTACCCGCCAGGGCAGCGCGCCGCCGGGGCTGGGTCTGCTGCGGGGCTTTGGCCTGCAGGCCGGGGCTTTTGCCAGCACGCTCGCCCACGACAGTCACAACCTGCTGGTCGTCGGTCAATCCCGAGAAGATATGGTGGCCGCTGCGCGCACGCTTCAGCGCGCCGGAGGCGGGATGGTCTATGTCCGCGGCGATGAGGTCATTCACCTGCCTCTGGAGGTAGCTGCCTTGATCAGTGACGCGCCCCTCGGCGAGGTGGCCGGGCAGGTGGAAGCCATCGAGGCGGCGCTGCGGCGTGGCGGCGTCACGCACCTCCATCCCATTTTGTTCCTCACCATCTTGCCGCTGACCGTCAGCCCGCAGGTCAAGGTCTCAGACCGGGGCCTCGTCGACGTGGAGCGCCGCGCGCTGCTCCCCCTCTTTCCGTGA
- a CDS encoding nucleoside hydrolase, giving the protein MTRPQLVWLDIDPGFDDLASWLMLSAAPGVDLQGVSTVAGNAPLPDTFDNAVRAHDFFRLPHPVYPGRDRPLSGTLVTSQHLLGRTGLASVDRTLPRGRYAGERQDGVEALIAAARALPGELRVLALGPLTNLATALQRAPDLARLLREVVWMGGSSDQGNHTAAAEFNAFADPEAADAVLTSGVPFVLVGLNLTRQVVLDPTHLQLMRSWPGERAQLLADHLEFYLSIRTPGRPGAMPFHDPCAALWLLHPELFESVPAHVRVELDGTLTRGMTVCEFRVPARAVANATVVTRAQLPSCQTAITGLLYSALTSG; this is encoded by the coding sequence GTGACCCGCCCTCAACTTGTGTGGCTCGACATCGACCCTGGCTTCGACGACTTGGCCAGTTGGCTGATGCTGAGCGCCGCGCCGGGCGTTGACCTCCAGGGCGTGAGCACCGTCGCTGGCAACGCGCCCCTGCCCGATACCTTTGACAATGCCGTGCGGGCCCACGACTTCTTCCGGCTGCCGCACCCGGTGTATCCCGGGCGAGACCGCCCGCTGTCGGGAACCCTGGTCACCTCGCAGCACCTCTTGGGCCGCACGGGGCTCGCGTCGGTTGACCGCACCCTGCCGCGCGGCCGCTATGCCGGCGAACGGCAAGACGGGGTCGAGGCCCTGATCGCGGCCGCACGCGCCCTCCCGGGTGAGCTGCGCGTCTTGGCCCTCGGCCCACTCACCAATCTGGCCACGGCCCTGCAACGTGCGCCTGACCTCGCCCGTCTCCTGCGGGAGGTGGTCTGGATGGGCGGCTCCAGCGACCAGGGCAACCACACCGCCGCCGCGGAATTCAACGCCTTTGCGGATCCGGAAGCAGCCGACGCGGTGCTGACATCCGGCGTCCCCTTCGTCTTGGTGGGACTCAACCTCACCCGGCAGGTGGTGCTGGATCCCACCCACTTGCAGCTCATGCGCTCGTGGCCGGGAGAGCGGGCGCAGCTGCTGGCCGATCATCTCGAGTTCTACCTCAGCATTCGCACGCCGGGTCGCCCCGGAGCCATGCCGTTCCACGATCCCTGCGCCGCCCTGTGGCTCCTGCACCCTGAGCTGTTTGAAAGCGTCCCGGCCCACGTGCGGGTGGAACTGGACGGTACCCTCACCCGCGGCATGACGGTTTGTGAGTTCAGGGTACCGGCCCGGGCAGTCGCCAATGCCACGGTGGTGACCCGCGCTCAGCTGCCGAGTTGCCAGACCGCGATCACGGGACTCCTCTACAGCGCCTTGACCAGCGGCTGA
- a CDS encoding aminopeptidase — MTSFSSVPSGSVYDPEKHAALMVDYCVSAQPGDRVLVASSTLALPLVEAIHRTLLMRGARPVLRLEYPSQQEDFLRLASDDLLDTLHAADLADMESVQASIRILTPQHPFGASDPTRQARYTRTIGPVASARAQRRWTLTLFPTAQGAEMAGLSQADYEAFVASALFLDRPDPVVAWGEIRTRQARLIERLSRADEVRIVAPETDLRMSVKGRGWVNSDGKRNMPSGEVFTGAVEDSVEGHILYDLPTTFQGRRVSGIRLRFEQGQVVEARADEGDDALQAALATDNGARFVGELGIGTNHGIQLPSMNILFDEKIGGTVHLALGKSYPETGGTNHSALHWDMIRDLRPGGQILLDGEVFQQDGVFVGE, encoded by the coding sequence ATGACCTCATTTTCGTCTGTGCCCTCTGGGTCGGTCTACGATCCCGAAAAACACGCCGCTCTGATGGTGGATTACTGCGTCAGCGCCCAGCCGGGAGACCGAGTGCTGGTCGCCTCCAGTACGCTGGCTCTCCCCTTGGTCGAAGCCATTCACCGCACGCTGCTGATGCGTGGTGCCCGGCCTGTGCTGCGGCTGGAATATCCCAGTCAGCAGGAAGATTTTCTGCGCCTGGCCTCGGATGACCTGCTGGATACCCTGCATGCCGCTGATCTGGCCGATATGGAAAGCGTGCAGGCCAGTATCCGGATTTTGACGCCGCAACATCCTTTCGGCGCTTCTGACCCAACCCGCCAGGCGCGTTATACCCGCACCATCGGCCCGGTGGCTTCGGCGCGTGCCCAGCGCCGCTGGACTTTGACCCTCTTTCCCACCGCGCAGGGGGCCGAGATGGCAGGGCTTTCCCAGGCCGATTACGAGGCGTTCGTGGCCAGCGCCCTATTTCTGGATCGACCTGATCCGGTGGTGGCGTGGGGCGAAATTCGGACTCGACAGGCCCGCCTGATCGAGCGCCTGAGCCGTGCGGATGAGGTGCGGATTGTGGCCCCAGAAACGGACCTGCGCATGAGTGTCAAGGGACGGGGATGGGTCAACAGCGACGGCAAACGCAACATGCCCAGCGGCGAAGTCTTTACCGGAGCGGTAGAAGACAGTGTGGAGGGCCATATCCTGTACGATCTGCCCACCACGTTTCAGGGCCGCCGGGTCAGCGGCATTCGCCTGCGCTTCGAGCAGGGGCAGGTCGTGGAAGCTCGGGCCGACGAAGGAGACGACGCGCTTCAGGCGGCTCTGGCCACCGACAACGGCGCACGCTTTGTGGGCGAACTGGGGATCGGCACCAACCACGGCATTCAGTTGCCCAGCATGAACATTCTGTTCGACGAAAAGATTGGGGGCACCGTGCATTTGGCCCTGGGGAAAAGCTACCCGGAAACTGGGGGCACCAATCATTCCGCCCTGCACTGGGACATGATCCGCGACCTGCGCCCCGGCGGGCAGATCTTGCTGGACGGCGAGGTTTTTCAGCAAGACGGTGTTTTTGTCGGCGAGTGA
- a CDS encoding SDR family oxidoreductase, with protein sequence MNLFPDATPALVTAASSGLGYATALELAREGARVALCSRDLERAQAAAQRIEAETGQAVLALQADVREAAACRDVVQRAADALGGLGVLVCNAGGPPPGGFEKFDDDLWEAAFQLTLMSTVRLTRAALPHLREHGGRVLTIVSSSVRRPLPNLTLSNVFRPAVHGLMKSLSIELAPLVAVNCIAPGRVLTERIQELDEARAAREGRSWQEVRTQTEQEVPLGRLGEPAEFGRVAAFLCSSAASYVTGSTLLVDGGAVTNL encoded by the coding sequence ATGAATCTTTTCCCGGACGCAACCCCCGCCTTGGTGACGGCGGCCAGCAGCGGTTTGGGCTACGCCACGGCTCTGGAACTGGCACGTGAGGGAGCCCGTGTGGCCCTGTGTTCGCGTGATCTAGAGCGGGCACAGGCGGCGGCCCAGCGCATTGAAGCCGAGACGGGGCAGGCCGTGCTGGCCCTGCAGGCCGACGTGCGTGAGGCAGCGGCCTGCCGTGATGTTGTCCAGAGGGCCGCCGATGCCCTGGGTGGACTGGGCGTGTTGGTCTGCAATGCAGGCGGCCCGCCTCCCGGCGGCTTCGAGAAATTTGATGACGACCTGTGGGAAGCGGCCTTCCAACTGACCCTGATGAGCACGGTGCGCCTGACCCGCGCGGCGTTGCCCCATCTGCGGGAGCATGGAGGCCGGGTGCTCACCATCGTGAGTTCCAGCGTCAGGCGGCCCCTGCCCAACCTGACCCTGTCCAACGTGTTCCGGCCGGCCGTACACGGCTTGATGAAGTCGCTGAGTATAGAACTGGCTCCGCTGGTGGCCGTGAACTGTATCGCGCCGGGCCGGGTGCTGACCGAACGCATTCAGGAACTTGATGAAGCTCGCGCGGCCCGCGAAGGCCGCTCCTGGCAAGAGGTGCGCACCCAGACCGAACAGGAAGTGCCGCTGGGCCGACTGGGCGAACCCGCCGAATTTGGCCGGGTGGCGGCCTTCCTGTGCTCTTCTGCCGCGTCCTACGTGACCGGAAGCACGCTGCTGGTGGATGGAGGAGCCGTGACCAACCTATGA
- a CDS encoding RraA family protein has translation MTFSADERRDLRQRYLQVDTANVADVLDQLGRTEYGLSSDFWPIRERLEKMGGWAYTIRGQMTPYPGTGDPKKMEAVSGIGPDELSVWSGGGATGICFFGELIARGMQHRGSVGALVDGGIRDIEWLARMNYPVFARYRTPVQSIGRWQVNAWQIPVYLPGATSERVIVRPGDFILADFDGAMVVPAELVLEVLEQAEALTAQEQRIREDLDQGATLPEVLAKYGHV, from the coding sequence ATGACCTTCAGCGCTGATGAACGCCGCGATCTGCGGCAACGCTACCTTCAAGTCGATACCGCCAACGTAGCCGATGTGCTGGATCAGCTGGGACGCACGGAATACGGCCTCAGCTCCGACTTCTGGCCCATTCGCGAGCGACTGGAAAAGATGGGCGGCTGGGCCTACACCATTCGCGGTCAGATGACTCCCTATCCGGGCACGGGCGATCCCAAAAAAATGGAAGCGGTCAGCGGCATTGGCCCTGATGAACTGAGCGTCTGGAGCGGCGGCGGAGCCACAGGCATCTGCTTTTTCGGCGAGCTGATCGCGCGGGGCATGCAGCACCGGGGCAGTGTGGGCGCCTTGGTCGACGGCGGCATCCGTGACATCGAGTGGTTGGCCCGTATGAATTACCCTGTATTTGCCCGCTACCGCACGCCTGTTCAGTCCATTGGGCGCTGGCAGGTCAATGCCTGGCAGATTCCGGTGTATCTCCCAGGAGCCACCAGTGAGCGTGTGATCGTGCGTCCCGGAGACTTTATTCTGGCCGACTTTGACGGAGCGATGGTCGTTCCGGCAGAACTGGTGCTGGAGGTGCTGGAGCAGGCCGAAGCCCTGACCGCACAGGAACAGCGCATCCGCGAAGACCTGGATCAGGGGGCGACCTTGCCTGAAGTGCTGGCCAAATACGGGCACGTATGA